GACGATTTTAAGCATGTAACGGGATATTTTCTGGATCATCTGCCGGAGGATCTTGTGCCCTACTGGGATCTGGAATTCGGAGACGGTTCCGGTGAGCCCCGGGATTCTTCCTCTGCCTCCATTGCCGCCTGCGGAATGCTGGAAATGGCCAGATACTTAAAGGAGGAGGATGCAATATACTACACCTCCCTTGCTGAGAAAATAATGAAGTCAGTCGTGGAGAACTACGCGGTTAAAAGCCCGGAGGAGTCGAACGGACTGGTCCTGCACAGTACTTACTCCAAGAAATCTCCATATAATACGTGTACTCCGGAGGGAGTCGACGAGTGTAACATCTGGGGCGATTACTTCTATATGGAAGCGCTGACAAGACTTTCGAAGGATTGG
This sequence is a window from Anaerotignum faecicola. Protein-coding genes within it:
- a CDS encoding glycoside hydrolase family 88 protein; protein product: DDFKHVTGYFLDHLPEDLVPYWDLEFGDGSGEPRDSSSASIAACGMLEMARYLKEEDAIYYTSLAEKIMKSVVENYAVKSPEESNGLVLHSTYSKKSPYNTCTPEGVDECNIWGDYFYMEALTRLSKDW